DNA from Sulfurimonas gotlandica GD1:
TCATCCTCTGGTCTTATTTCATTTTCTCTTTTTTGTTAAGTAAGGTTTCATAGCGGCTGACGTATACTTTATGACTTTTTGAACTGAGTCAGCATCTACCTCTTGCCCTATTGTGTGTAAAAGTGAACTGTAAAACTGCCAAGATAAAGAGATGGAATCTACAAGAAAGTCTATATCCTCTTCATCTGTTATAGTAAGTTCTTCATTTATTATAAGGTTATTCAAAACTTGTCTTATGCGTCTACGGTGTGCGATATTATCTTTTATGTATAGATCTTCTAGCTCAGAGTCTCGTGCAAAAAGTGAAAGCATCTCTTTAAAGAAGAAGCGGTATTTCCACTGAACTTTTATAAGTATCTTTTCATGTTCGTGTAAAGTAGCTATAGATTTTGGAAGTTCATCTACAGATAGTGTTGTCTCTTTGCGCATCTGTATATATAATAAACGTATTATTTCTTCACGGTTTTTATAATGATAGTGCAGATTACCTGGACTAATCCCTATCGCTTTTGCTATATGGTTCGTAGTAGAGGATTGCGTACTTGTTTCATTAAAAAGTTCACGAGCCGCTTCTAAAATAGCTTCTTTTCTTGACATTTTTATTCCTTATAGTGAAATTATAGTGTAATTACTCTATTAAGTCAATGAATTGTATAATTCTATATAGTCACCTAGTTAACGATACTTATGGCTTGTATTTATGATATATATTTGGACTATTAGAGTAATTGCTCTTGACATTATTTTTTTATTGGCATATAATTTTAGAGTAATTACACTAAATATAAAAAAGTGTAGATAAAAAATCAAAGGAAAGAAAAATGAAATTAGTTCAAAGTTTAGCACTTAGTGCAGTAGTAGGTTTAAGTTTTTTAAATGCTGCAAGTTACAATGTAGATGCAAGTCATTCAGACGTAGGTTTTAAAGTAAAGCATATGATGATTAGTAATGTGAAAGGAAGTTTTGAAAAGTTTGGTGGTACTTTTACTATTGATGAAAAAACAAAACAGTTTTCTGCCATAAATGGTACGGTGGAAGTTGCTAGTTTAACAACACAAGAAACTAAGAGAGATATCCACCTTAAAAGTGGGGATTTTTTTGACGTGGCTAAATACCCACAAATGCACCTAAAATTTCTTAAACAAAATGATGACAAGGCAACTTTTGAACTTACTATAAAAGATGTTACAAAAGTAGTAACACTTGATATTGAAGAAATAAGTGGCACGATAAAAGACCCATGGGGTAATACAAGACTAGCATTTGAACTTCAAGGTAAAATCAATCGTAAAGATTTTAACATCAATTTTAATCAATTACTAGAAACTGGTGGTCTAATTGTTGCAGACGAAGTAAAGTTTGATATTGTTTTAGAAGGAATTCAAACTAAGTAGTTAAGTATAGAAAAAATAAATATAGTATTATATATACTTATATAAAGGAGTCTGTTATGAAAGTGATACATAAAGAAGATTTACACTACGGTGGTTTTGCAGGTCTTAGAGAACATCGAGTAGTAATGGACATCCGTGTTTTTGGTCCGCATAAAAACCAAGGAACTGCGGATGGTTTGGGTAATCTTCTCTATTTGGCAGATGCCAAATTTAATCCACATGGAGAGACCCATATGCATCCACATCACGAAGTGGATGTCATCACCGTTATGCTCGATGGAAGAGTAACGCATGAAGGATCTCTCGAACATGGAAGAAGTATCAACGAAGGAGAAGTTCAAGTCCAACGAGCGGGAGGCGAAGGTTTTGAGCATAATGAGATAAATCCAGACTCAAAACAGAACCGACTCATTCAGTTGTGGTTCGCTCCTGAAGTTTTAGGTGAAAAAGCAGGGTATCAACATTTTGCTAAAAGCGATAATAAAGTTCTCTGCGTTTACGGTGGAAAGGATGGGGATACGTTTGATAGTAAAACCGTAATGGAAATTATAAAACTGAAAAAAGGAGAAAGCTTCTCGCAAGATGGAGAGTTTCAAGCCTATGTAACGAAAGGCTCATTAAGTGTTCAAACATCTATTCTAAACGATGGCGATTTTTTCTCTGACAAAAACATTAATATAAGTGCAAATGAAGATAGCGAGTTCATTTTTATAGAGATGCTTGAGAATTAGAACAAATATGAAAAGGAATAATATGAGTAATCCAATAGTTGCAGATAACAAACCAGTAAAGGTAAGTCTTTCTAGAGGACAGGAATATCATTTTTGTACATGTGGTATATCTAAAAGCCAGCCATTTTGCGATGGTTCACATGTGGGTACATCATTTACTCCTAGAGTAATTGTTTCTGATAAAGATGACGAAGCTTATTTATGTGCATGTAAACATACTGCCAATACACCTTTTTGTGATGGTACGCATAAACAATTTAGCGCAGAAGATATTGGTAAAGAAGGACCTGGAATAAAATCAAATCCTTCTGATATGCCTAAGGCTGTATCAACACCAGAGGAGCCTACGGTAGAGTTTATACACCAGCTTGCACGTGAAGGTTTATCAAAACTAGGACATCATGGTCAAATGGGTTCTATGGGTGTTCCACGTCATGTATTACCACACTGGGATGATTTACAAATCATGGCAGCGCAAATAGCTACCAAGCCATTATTTGAAGATGTAACTGTAGGTACACAACTTATTATTGGACCAGAAACTAAAAAACCGTTAGTACTAAAAATTCCATTATTTGTTTCAGATATGAGTTTTGGTGCATTATCTGAGGAAGCAAAAATAGCTTTATCTAAAGGTGCACAGCTTGCAGGAACTGGCATCTGTTCAGGTGAAGGCGGTATGTTACCCGAAGAACAAGAAGCAAATACCCGTTACTTTTATGAATACGCTAGTGCTGGCTTTGGTTACAAGGAAGAGCTACTGCATAAAGTACAAGCCTTCCATTTTAAAGGTGGACAAGGTGCTAAAACAGGGACAGGAGGTCATCTTCCAGGTAACAAAAATATAGGTAAGATATCCGAAGTTAGAGGCATACCTGAGGGTGAGCCTGCTATATCTCCACCTACATTTAAAGACCTTACTACAGTTGAAGATTTTAAAAAGTTTGCAGATCGTGTTAGAGAAATAACGGGTGGTATTCCTATTGGTTTTAAACTCAGTGCGAACCATATCGAAGAAGATATACAGTTCGCACTTGATGCTAGTGCTGATTATATTATATTAGACGGTCGTGGTGGTGGTACGGGTGCTGCGCCTGAGATGTTTAGAAACCATATTAGTGTGCCAACCATACCAGCACTTGCAAGAGCACGTAAGTATCTTGACAAACAGGGTGCTAGTGGTCGTGTTACTCTTATTATTACTGGTGGTTTACGTGTGCCGATTGATTTTGTTAAAGCTATGGCACTTGGTGCAGATGGTGTTGCTTTATCAAATAGTGCTATACAAGCAATAGGTTGTGTTGGAGCACGAATGTGTAATACAAATAACTGTCCAGCAGGTATTGCTACACAAAAGAAGAGTTACGTCAAAAACTTGATATTGAAAAATCATCAAAGCAGTTACATAACTTTTTTGATGCATCAGTAGAGCTGATGCAAGTAATGGCACGTGCATGTGGTCATAATGATTTAAGTAAATTTAATAACAAAGACTTAGCAACTTGGCATCGTGAGATGGCACTACTCTCAGGTGTGTCTTACTCAGGAAC
Protein-coding regions in this window:
- a CDS encoding TetR/AcrR family transcriptional regulator gives rise to the protein MSRKEAILEAARELFNETSTQSSTTNHIAKAIGISPGNLHYHYKNREEIIRLLYIQMRKETTLSVDELPKSIATLHEHEKILIKVQWKYRFFFKEMLSLFARDSELEDLYIKDNIAHRRRIRQVLNNLIINEELTITDEEDIDFLVDSISLSWQFYSSLLHTIGQEVDADSVQKVIKYTSAAMKPYLTKKRK
- a CDS encoding YceI family protein; the protein is MKLVQSLALSAVVGLSFLNAASYNVDASHSDVGFKVKHMMISNVKGSFEKFGGTFTIDEKTKQFSAINGTVEVASLTTQETKRDIHLKSGDFFDVAKYPQMHLKFLKQNDDKATFELTIKDVTKVVTLDIEEISGTIKDPWGNTRLAFELQGKINRKDFNINFNQLLETGGLIVADEVKFDIVLEGIQTK
- a CDS encoding pirin family protein: MKVIHKEDLHYGGFAGLREHRVVMDIRVFGPHKNQGTADGLGNLLYLADAKFNPHGETHMHPHHEVDVITVMLDGRVTHEGSLEHGRSINEGEVQVQRAGGEGFEHNEINPDSKQNRLIQLWFAPEVLGEKAGYQHFAKSDNKVLCVYGGKDGDTFDSKTVMEIIKLKKGESFSQDGEFQAYVTKGSLSVQTSILNDGDFFSDKNINISANEDSEFIFIEMLEN
- a CDS encoding glutamate synthase-related protein, with product MSNPIVADNKPVKVSLSRGQEYHFCTCGISKSQPFCDGSHVGTSFTPRVIVSDKDDEAYLCACKHTANTPFCDGTHKQFSAEDIGKEGPGIKSNPSDMPKAVSTPEEPTVEFIHQLAREGLSKLGHHGQMGSMGVPRHVLPHWDDLQIMAAQIATKPLFEDVTVGTQLIIGPETKKPLVLKIPLFVSDMSFGALSEEAKIALSKGAQLAGTGICSGEGGMLPEEQEANTRYFYEYASAGFGYKEELLHKVQAFHFKGGQGAKTGTGGHLPGNKNIGKISEVRGIPEGEPAISPPTFKDLTTVEDFKKFADRVREITGGIPIGFKLSANHIEEDIQFALDASADYIILDGRGGGTGAAPEMFRNHISVPTIPALARARKYLDKQGASGRVTLIITGGLRVPIDFVKAMALGADGVALSNSAIQAIGCVGARMCNTNNCPAGIATQKKSYVKNLILKNHQSSYITFLMHQ
- a CDS encoding glutamate synthase; the encoded protein is MQVMARACGHNDLSKFNNKDLATWHREMALLSGVSYSGTMDIK